From a region of the Mesotoga sp. Brook.08.105.5.1 genome:
- the tdh gene encoding L-threonine 3-dehydrogenase, with translation MVAILKERREPGLTLKRVPVPRELGPHDVLVKVKRASICGTDLHIYDWDKWSQERIRPPQIGGHEFTGEVVDIGGEVSSVSVGDSVVSETHIPCQKCLQCKTGKMHICKDMEILGVHRDGVFAEYVRVPEVVLWKVDPSIPLEYASIMEPFGNAIHTALVTDLTGKNVLITGAGPIGVMAVAVAKVSGAAQVIVTEIKEFRKGLARKMGADTIIDPTKEDVPSRVRTITEENGADVFLEMSGNSTAFEQGLRSLTNGGVVSLLGVFPGDVSFDINGLFTFKGLTMYGITGRKMFETWQVATQLLKNKRIDLSPVVTHILPAERFEEGFDAMKKGVSGKVVLEF, from the coding sequence ATGGTTGCAATATTGAAGGAAAGGCGGGAGCCGGGCCTGACGCTGAAAAGGGTTCCGGTCCCGCGTGAACTCGGTCCGCACGACGTACTTGTGAAGGTCAAGCGAGCTTCCATTTGCGGGACCGATCTTCATATTTACGACTGGGACAAATGGTCGCAGGAGAGAATCAGGCCGCCTCAGATAGGAGGTCATGAATTTACCGGAGAGGTCGTAGACATTGGCGGAGAGGTCTCATCAGTTTCTGTCGGGGATTCTGTAGTCTCGGAAACCCATATTCCTTGCCAGAAATGTCTTCAGTGCAAGACCGGGAAGATGCATATCTGTAAAGACATGGAGATCCTCGGTGTTCATAGAGATGGGGTATTCGCAGAATATGTTAGGGTACCGGAAGTGGTTTTGTGGAAAGTCGATCCTTCGATTCCTCTGGAGTATGCATCGATTATGGAACCATTTGGAAACGCAATCCACACTGCGCTGGTAACGGATCTCACTGGAAAGAATGTCTTGATCACCGGTGCCGGACCGATAGGCGTTATGGCAGTTGCAGTGGCGAAAGTTTCCGGAGCGGCACAGGTTATTGTGACGGAGATAAAAGAGTTTAGAAAGGGCCTGGCAAGAAAGATGGGAGCGGACACAATCATCGATCCCACAAAGGAAGACGTCCCTTCGAGAGTCAGGACGATAACCGAAGAAAACGGAGCAGATGTTTTTCTGGAGATGTCCGGCAATTCAACCGCCTTTGAGCAGGGACTTCGAAGTCTTACGAACGGAGGCGTTGTCTCGCTGCTAGGGGTCTTTCCAGGTGATGTGTCATTTGATATAAACGGCCTGTTCACTTTCAAGGGCTTAACTATGTACGGCATAACAGGAAGAAAGATGTTTGAGACCTGGCAGGTGGCGACTCAATTGCTCAAGAACAAGAGGATCGACCTTTCTCCGGTTGTCACACATATTCTTCCGGCCGAGAGATTCGAAGAGGGATTCGACGCGATGAAGAAGGGAGTTTCTGGAAAAGTTGTCCTCGAATTCTGA
- a CDS encoding branched-chain amino acid ABC transporter permease — protein sequence MSSSVFLQHLVNGISLGFIFGLIAIGYTLVYGVVKLVNFAHGDVFMMATFFVFYGFTLFMMPWWLAVLFGIIATILLGVGIERVAYRPLRDAPRISSLCAAIGMSFLLQNIATVVFGGRQKAFYVPPSLTRTFIIGGVRIQAITITTIVVSIVVLLLLTFLVKRTKMGLAMRALSVDFETAKLMGINVDRTIAFTFAIGSALAALSAILWALRYPQIWPFMGVFPGWRAFTAAIIGGIGSIVGALVGGLMLGMVTILLVAFFPEAAGYRDAIIFVLLVMILLVKPTGLFGEKTSR from the coding sequence ATGAGCTCTAGCGTTTTTTTGCAGCACCTTGTTAACGGAATCTCATTGGGTTTCATATTCGGACTTATAGCTATCGGCTACACTCTCGTCTATGGAGTAGTCAAGCTCGTTAACTTTGCTCACGGAGATGTATTCATGATGGCTACCTTCTTTGTCTTCTACGGCTTCACTTTGTTCATGATGCCCTGGTGGCTGGCGGTTCTGTTCGGTATAATCGCGACTATCTTGCTGGGAGTCGGGATAGAGCGTGTTGCATATAGACCATTGAGAGACGCACCAAGAATCTCATCGCTCTGTGCTGCAATAGGTATGTCCTTTCTTCTCCAGAACATTGCCACGGTTGTCTTCGGCGGAAGGCAGAAGGCCTTCTATGTGCCTCCATCACTGACCAGGACATTCATTATTGGTGGAGTCAGAATTCAGGCGATAACCATAACTACTATTGTGGTTTCAATAGTAGTACTCCTTCTGCTAACATTTCTGGTCAAGCGTACGAAAATGGGATTGGCTATGAGAGCCCTATCTGTAGACTTCGAGACAGCCAAGCTAATGGGAATAAACGTAGACAGAACAATCGCATTCACATTTGCGATAGGTTCGGCACTCGCGGCACTTAGTGCAATTCTCTGGGCTCTCAGATACCCACAGATATGGCCTTTCATGGGAGTCTTCCCTGGCTGGAGGGCCTTCACTGCAGCGATAATCGGAGGAATTGGAAGTATTGTGGGTGCTCTTGTCGGTGGATTAATGCTTGGCATGGTTACGATTCTGCTGGTCGCCTTTTTCCCCGAGGCGGCAGGTTACAGAGACGCTATAATCTTCGTTCTTCTCGTCATGATTCTTCTTGTGAAGCCAACGGGTTTGTTCGGCGAGAAGACAAGTAGGTGA
- a CDS encoding ABC transporter substrate-binding protein, translating to MKKILVLAVVLLLGFVLFAVDPIVIGVFEPMTGPYAAGGQLTMEGVTLAAEQVKEVLGRPIELVLVDNKSEKVEASNAVSRLIQFNKASVIIGSYGSAVAIPGSEVANAAKVPMIGCSPTNPLVTLGKPYVFRVCFIDPFQGSVMAKFAVDELNAKTAVIIQDIASDYSVGLSHYFQNSFKALTGDNKSISGVISYQTGDQDFTAQLAYAQGKNPDVIFIPAASYGEAALIIKQARELGIESQFLGGDTWEVPEFLQVGGAAVEGSYFSTHFDVAVAPTPKAAEFIEAFKAKYGVEPSAFSALGYDAFMLAVDAIIRANSAVPEDIKNALSATVNFEGVTGYITIDENGDAVKDAIVRKVEDGVFKFVSVVKPVQ from the coding sequence GTGAAGAAAATTCTCGTTCTAGCCGTAGTTCTGCTTCTGGGATTTGTTTTGTTTGCAGTTGACCCGATCGTTATTGGCGTCTTCGAACCTATGACCGGGCCTTACGCGGCCGGAGGCCAGCTTACCATGGAAGGCGTTACTCTCGCCGCCGAGCAGGTAAAAGAAGTTCTTGGCCGACCGATCGAGCTGGTTCTTGTCGACAACAAGAGTGAAAAGGTAGAAGCATCAAACGCCGTCTCAAGGCTGATCCAGTTCAACAAGGCATCGGTTATCATCGGGAGCTACGGAAGTGCCGTTGCAATACCCGGCAGTGAAGTGGCAAATGCTGCAAAGGTACCGATGATAGGATGTTCACCGACCAACCCGCTGGTAACTTTAGGGAAGCCTTATGTTTTTAGGGTCTGTTTCATTGACCCATTCCAGGGAAGCGTAATGGCGAAATTCGCTGTTGATGAACTCAACGCGAAGACGGCTGTGATCATTCAGGACATCGCTTCAGACTATTCGGTTGGACTCTCGCACTACTTCCAGAATTCCTTCAAGGCACTTACTGGAGACAACAAATCGATCAGCGGTGTCATCTCTTATCAGACGGGTGACCAGGACTTCACTGCTCAACTGGCATACGCCCAGGGTAAAAACCCAGATGTAATCTTCATACCTGCTGCTTCTTATGGAGAGGCGGCGCTCATCATTAAGCAGGCTCGTGAACTGGGAATTGAGTCTCAGTTCTTGGGCGGCGATACTTGGGAAGTCCCCGAATTCCTGCAGGTCGGCGGTGCAGCCGTCGAAGGCAGCTACTTCAGCACACACTTCGACGTAGCAGTAGCACCGACGCCAAAAGCCGCCGAGTTCATAGAAGCTTTCAAGGCCAAGTACGGAGTCGAACCGAGCGCCTTTTCCGCTCTGGGATACGATGCGTTCATGCTGGCTGTAGACGCTATTATCAGGGCGAATTCGGCTGTTCCTGAGGATATTAAGAACGCTCTGAGCGCAACTGTGAATTTCGAAGGAGTGACGGGGTACATAACAATAGACGAGAACGGCGACGCGGTTAAGGATGCGATTGTTAGAAAAGTCGAGGATGGAGTCTTCAAGTTTGTAAGTGTTGTAAAACCAGTCCAATAG